In one Leptospira mtsangambouensis genomic region, the following are encoded:
- the rdgB gene encoding RdgB/HAM1 family non-canonical purine NTP pyrophosphatase, producing MTKKTLAFASGSLHKWKEMQMLLSPYGYEVVLPKDLGISFSPEETESSFTGNSFIKSKELYRLTGLPSFADDSGISVPTLGGEPGVYSARYGGPGLTDKERALFLLQKLGENKNRDAFYSCVVSYVDGTHAVSFEGRVDGLICSDYDEEGKFGFGYDPVFFYPPFGKRFSQVPESEKNTVSHRKKAMELFLNWLSDLK from the coding sequence CTGACAAAAAAAACTTTAGCATTTGCATCCGGAAGTTTACACAAGTGGAAGGAAATGCAAATGTTACTTTCGCCTTATGGGTATGAAGTGGTCCTTCCCAAAGATTTGGGAATTTCCTTTTCTCCAGAAGAAACGGAAAGTTCATTCACCGGAAACTCCTTTATCAAATCAAAAGAACTCTATCGACTGACAGGCCTTCCTTCTTTTGCCGATGACTCGGGAATATCCGTACCAACCCTCGGTGGTGAGCCCGGTGTGTATTCAGCAAGATATGGTGGTCCAGGTCTAACCGATAAAGAACGTGCACTTTTTCTTTTACAAAAGTTAGGTGAGAATAAAAACCGTGATGCTTTTTATAGTTGTGTAGTGAGTTATGTAGATGGAACTCATGCCGTTTCTTTTGAAGGACGAGTGGATGGTCTGATTTGTTCCGATTATGACGAAGAAGGTAAATTTGGATTTGGTTATGATCCGGTTTTTTTCTATCCTCCTTTCGGAAAACGTTTTTCCCAGGTTCCTGAATCGGAAAAAAATACTGTTTCCCATCGCAAAAAAGCAATGGAACTTTTTTTAAATTGGTTATCTGATCTAAAATAA
- a CDS encoding Lsa36 family surface (lipo)protein yields MRFLFSLSTFIFTILVAIGNPIDAQVLCLGGECANIPSEYQLLGNFAEPVFDRIYTNGFLRSMGDNAVLQNLNSNQSGGSKVERYRLGLGYTVSQGQEKARDFYYENSELRTLPKKGVAASPSLSFTVNLGEWLDGAFAKQWNLTTHFFPYEFGEANIPFVKIRNTDVRGRVFNYGAVLRYFPVDSGFSFGIGVFQTNQDLYLSSYDRRPTQFRIDGDKRRWIGQNDLFYQSRIVSGSLDLKYNYTIGFLSIIPGIGIVYNHGYTAIQANRFAAISTRENPDDFGSVPSAIGIRLATRHNHRSGFGYGSLGLNFSLGSYSLVTELMAGKEIQSINLSLQKQF; encoded by the coding sequence ATGAGATTTTTATTTTCCCTATCCACTTTTATTTTTACGATCCTTGTTGCGATAGGAAATCCTATTGATGCCCAAGTTCTCTGTTTAGGGGGAGAATGTGCAAATATCCCAAGTGAATACCAATTATTAGGAAATTTTGCAGAACCAGTCTTTGATCGAATTTATACCAATGGGTTTCTTCGTTCCATGGGGGATAATGCAGTCTTACAAAATTTAAATTCTAACCAGTCGGGTGGCTCCAAGGTAGAGCGATACCGATTGGGACTTGGGTATACTGTGTCTCAAGGCCAAGAAAAAGCTCGAGATTTTTATTACGAAAATTCTGAACTCCGAACTCTTCCGAAGAAGGGAGTTGCTGCATCACCTTCCTTAAGTTTTACGGTGAACTTGGGTGAATGGTTGGATGGGGCATTTGCTAAACAATGGAATCTAACAACACATTTTTTTCCTTATGAGTTTGGTGAAGCCAATATTCCTTTTGTAAAAATTAGAAATACAGATGTTCGGGGTAGGGTTTTTAATTATGGGGCTGTTTTAAGATACTTCCCTGTTGATTCTGGATTTTCGTTTGGAATCGGAGTTTTCCAAACGAACCAAGATCTTTATTTGAGTTCTTATGACAGAAGACCCACTCAATTTAGAATTGATGGAGACAAACGTCGGTGGATTGGACAAAACGATTTGTTTTATCAGTCGAGAATTGTTTCTGGTTCTTTGGATTTAAAATATAATTATACAATCGGATTTTTATCCATTATTCCGGGGATCGGCATAGTGTATAATCATGGTTATACGGCAATCCAAGCCAATCGGTTTGCTGCCATTTCTACAAGAGAAAATCCAGATGATTTTGGTTCGGTTCCAAGTGCCATTGGGATCAGGCTTGCCACAAGGCATAACCATAGATCAGGATTTGGGTATGGGAGTTTGGGTTTAAACTTTAGTTTGGGGAGTTATAGTTTGGTGACGGAGCTAATGGCAGGGAAGGAAATCCAATCGATTAACCTTTCCCTGCAAAAACAATTTTAA
- a CDS encoding ATP-binding cassette domain-containing protein — protein sequence MIQASGITVSFGKKPLFENVSIKFKPECRYGLIGANGSGKSTFMKVLAGILQPSAGSVVVDKDKKVGYLKQDHYEYENETVLGTVLRGNPELWNLMAERDAIYSKEDMTDEEGIRISEIEEQFADMGGYEAESVAGELLEGLGIPTSAHSKPLNFLTGGFKLRVLLAQVLFLKPDVLLLDEPTNHLDIKTIHWLEELLTNYEGVVIVISHDRHFINSVATHIADLDYNTIRMFPGNYDDFMIAAEQSREQLMSDSKRAKEKIADLQEFVSRFSANASKSKQATSRQKMIEKIKAEMVDVKPSSRVAPYIRFKAKRTLGKDVFEAINISKSYDEKPVIKEFSTSITKGEKVGIVGTNGVGKTTLLKMLLKKIEPDSGQVKWGDSVETSFFPQDHREAMEPDADTLVEWLLRNSPQGTEVQEIRAILGRMLFSGDMANKSTTVLSGGEKSRMIIGKMILAGDNVIALDEPTNHLDLETIEALNYALSLFEGTVILVSHDREFISSLCTRIIEVTPEGIKDFKGTYEEFLEREGNDFYKRLTGGAVITT from the coding sequence ATGATCCAAGCTAGCGGCATTACAGTCTCCTTCGGGAAAAAACCTCTTTTCGAAAACGTCTCCATTAAATTCAAACCGGAATGCCGTTACGGTCTGATCGGAGCCAATGGTTCCGGAAAATCGACTTTTATGAAGGTTTTAGCGGGTATTTTACAGCCCTCAGCTGGTTCTGTGGTGGTAGACAAGGACAAAAAGGTCGGATACCTCAAACAGGACCATTACGAATACGAAAATGAGACCGTTCTTGGAACCGTCCTACGGGGAAATCCTGAACTTTGGAATCTCATGGCGGAAAGGGATGCCATCTATTCCAAAGAGGACATGACTGACGAAGAAGGGATCCGGATCTCCGAAATCGAAGAACAGTTTGCCGATATGGGTGGGTACGAAGCCGAATCCGTAGCAGGAGAACTTTTGGAAGGCCTTGGAATCCCAACCTCAGCCCACAGCAAACCTTTGAACTTTCTCACTGGCGGCTTTAAACTTCGAGTCCTTCTTGCCCAAGTATTATTTTTAAAACCAGATGTTCTACTTTTGGATGAACCTACCAACCACTTGGATATCAAAACCATCCATTGGTTGGAAGAACTTCTGACAAACTATGAAGGTGTGGTCATTGTGATTTCCCACGACCGTCACTTCATCAACTCCGTTGCCACTCACATTGCCGATTTGGATTATAATACCATTCGAATGTTCCCAGGAAACTACGATGACTTTATGATTGCTGCCGAACAATCACGTGAACAACTCATGAGTGATAGTAAACGAGCAAAGGAAAAAATTGCCGACTTACAAGAGTTCGTTTCCAGATTCTCTGCAAATGCGAGTAAATCAAAACAAGCCACTTCACGCCAAAAAATGATCGAAAAGATCAAAGCTGAAATGGTGGATGTAAAACCATCTTCCAGAGTAGCACCTTACATTCGTTTTAAGGCAAAACGAACACTAGGAAAAGATGTTTTCGAAGCAATCAACATCTCCAAATCTTATGATGAAAAACCCGTGATCAAAGAGTTTAGCACTTCCATCACCAAAGGGGAAAAGGTCGGGATTGTTGGAACAAACGGTGTTGGTAAAACAACACTTCTTAAAATGTTACTTAAAAAAATAGAACCTGATTCCGGTCAGGTGAAATGGGGAGATTCTGTCGAAACTTCCTTTTTTCCACAAGACCACCGTGAGGCGATGGAACCAGATGCTGACACTCTCGTGGAATGGTTGTTACGAAATTCCCCACAAGGAACCGAAGTCCAAGAAATTCGTGCGATCCTCGGACGAATGCTTTTTTCTGGGGATATGGCAAACAAATCCACTACGGTTCTTTCTGGGGGAGAAAAATCACGGATGATCATTGGTAAAATGATCCTTGCCGGAGACAATGTCATTGCTCTGGACGAACCCACCAACCACTTGGATTTAGAAACCATTGAAGCACTCAACTACGCCTTATCGCTATTTGAGGGAACAGTGATTTTAGTTTCTCACGATAGGGAGTTTATTTCTTCCCTTTGTACAAGAATCATCGAAGTAACACCAGAAGGGATCAAAGACTTCAAAGGAACATACGAAGAATTTTTGGAGAGAGAAGGAAACGATTTCTACAAACGTCTCACTGGCGGTGCGGTAATCACAACTTAA